The DNA window CAGCCCCTATGCGGGCATGGTCGCCCACGCCCCCCTGGGCATCCTGGTCTGCGCCGAGCTGCCCCTGGAGAAGTACCCCGGCTATTGGGTGCAGGACTGTTCGGCCGCCACCCAGAACCTGCTCCTGGCGGCCCACGGCAAGGGCCTGGGCGCGGTCTGGACCGGCGTGCATCCCATGCGCGACCGCGAGGAAGGCTTCCGCAAGCTCCTCGGCTTGCCGGAAACCGTCATGCCCCTGGCCTTCGTGGTCCTGGGCCATCCAGCCCAGGAATCCGGCCGCCGCGACCGCTTCCGGCCGGAACGCATCCACACCGACCGCTGGTGAACGGGAGGAACAACCATGCACACCGACCTCGGCCCGATTCTCGCCCTATACCCCACGCTGACGACCATCGTGGGGGCGCATTGCGGCGGACGGCCCAACTTCCTGGCGGTGGCCCATCTCAGCCCCATGAACCACGGACGGCCCCAGTACCTGGCCATCGGCCTGAACCAGTCGCACCACACCAATGCGGGCATCGTGGAGAACGGCCAGTTCAGCATCTGCATTCCGAGCCAGGATCTCCTTGAAAAAACGGACTACGTGGGCCTCGTCTCCGGCAAAACCACGGACAAGTCCAGGCTGTTCGACATCTTCCACGGCCGGCTCCCGGCGGCCCCGCTCATCCGGGAGTGCCCGGTGTGCATGGAGTGCCGCCTGCACCAGACCCTGGTTCTCGGCACCCACGACATCTTCATCGGCGAACTGGTGGCCACCCACGCCGACCCCTCGGTGCTCACCGGGGGCGCGATCGACTTCGCCAAGGTCCGCCCCATGCTCTTCGACATGCCTCTCAAGAAATACAGGGCCTTGGGCCCCGTGCTCGGCGACTGCTGGAGCGCGGGAAAGGCCCTCAAAAGAAAGGACAAGCAATGAACGGTGATGTCCGCCTGGACGTTGATTTCGATCTCTGCGCGCGCGACGGGCTCTGCGCCCGGGAATGCCCCTTCGGGCTCATCGAGGTGGACGCCGAGGGCCTGCCCTCCATGCGCCGCGCGGCGGAAAAACTCTGCATCGGCTGCGGCCACTGCGTGGCCATCTGCCCCCGCGCCGCGCTCAGCCTGAACGGCGTCCCGGCCCGTTCGCTTCCGGCCGTGGAACGCCACGCCCTGCCCGAGCCGGAGCAGGTCGCCCTGCTCTTCAAGTCCCGGCGCTCCATCCGGGCCTACAAGTCCGAGCCCCTGGACCGGCGGGAGATCGAGGCCCTGCTGGATGTGGCCCGCTTCGCGCCTTCGGCCGTGAAC is part of the Desulfovibrio aminophilus genome and encodes:
- a CDS encoding flavin reductase family protein, producing MHTDLGPILALYPTLTTIVGAHCGGRPNFLAVAHLSPMNHGRPQYLAIGLNQSHHTNAGIVENGQFSICIPSQDLLEKTDYVGLVSGKTTDKSRLFDIFHGRLPAAPLIRECPVCMECRLHQTLVLGTHDIFIGELVATHADPSVLTGGAIDFAKVRPMLFDMPLKKYRALGPVLGDCWSAGKALKRKDKQ
- a CDS encoding nitroreductase family protein; the encoded protein is MELFEAIHTRRSIRKFEDAPVSDETVREILEAAMSAPSAGNAQPWHFVVVRDRVLREAVPSFSPYAGMVAHAPLGILVCAELPLEKYPGYWVQDCSAATQNLLLAAHGKGLGAVWTGVHPMRDREEGFRKLLGLPETVMPLAFVVLGHPAQESGRRDRFRPERIHTDRW